The Acropora palmata chromosome 10, jaAcrPala1.3, whole genome shotgun sequence genome contains a region encoding:
- the LOC141895079 gene encoding uncharacterized protein LOC141895079, translating into MDPAYRYCPKCGTEVFRVASSAESTRNTTEPPDSPKTRKFFLPSFKSYKAKKGSERSSFFRAKSTKGTKKSKLEPEKEVTISVGVMTSKETVKRGENLPLKILPSATHIDILVASIAKHRAFNKRFDGKAEYRLVYKDGREVKSIPGTSPPEPFTLNRYKEESGFGYARIIFYLLPTRDIFEELNDILTESPTSSITEIDSDPEGENLKPVEFMQQDKNAQVTHRESSHYVDCPICWAKFPIEVIGDHVHICAEGKEEFADPFSTAEDSPNEKGAIQGQGDLKEEIAKLATNVKEDEIRVTVRRKHLWWDFTRARNEYFCPTNTIKVTFCGEPAIDDRWAVSHL; encoded by the exons ATGGATCCAGCTTACAGGTATTGCCCAAAATGTGGCACTGAGGTTTTCCGTGTAGCATCATCCGCAGAGTCTACTAGAAACACCACTGAACCGCCGGATTCGCCGAAGAccaggaaattttttttgccaagctTCAAGTCATACAAAGCTAAAAAGGGGTCCGAGAGAAGCTcgttttttcgagcaaaatcaacaaaggggacaaagaaaagcaaactagAGCCAGAAAAAGAAGTCACAATTTCTGTCGGGGTAATGACAAGTAAAGAGACTGTCAAGAGAGGAGAAAATCTTCCTTTGAAGATTCTACCATCGGCCACACATATAGACATACTGGTTGCTAGTATTGCAAAACACAGAGCATTTAACAAGCGTTTTGATGGCAAGGCTGAATACCGTCTAGTTTACAAGGATGGACGTGAAGTCAAGTCAATTCCAGGGACTTCACCCCCAGAGCCATTTACCCTAAATCGATATAAAGAGGAATCTGGGTTTGGGTATGCAAGGATCATTTTCTATTTGCTTCCTACCAGAGATATTTTTGAAGAACTGAATGACATACTGACAGAGTCTCCTACAAGTTCCATCACCGAGATCGACAGCGACCCAGAAGGTGAAAACTTAAAACCTGTGGAATTCATGCAGCAGGACAAGAATGCTCAAGTTACACACAGAGAATCTTCACACTATGTTGACTGTCCAATTTGTTGGGCTAAGTTCCCAATTGAAGTCATTGGCGATCATGTTCATATATGTGCAGAGGgaaaggaggaatttgcagATCCTTTCTCAACTGCTGAAGACAGTCCTAATGAAAAAG GTGCAATTCAAGGGCAAGGAGActtgaaagaagaaattgcTAAACTTGCAACAAACGTAAAGGAAGATGAAATAAGAGTAACTGTCAGAAGGAAACACTTGTGGTGGGACTTTACCAGAGCTCGGAATGAGTACTTTTGTCCTACCAATACCATCAAAGTTACCTTTTGTGGTGAACCAGCCATCGATGACAGGTGGGCAGTCTCTCATCTTTGA
- the LOC141894881 gene encoding uncharacterized protein LOC141894881 produces the protein MDDQVKHLTSLGVTAVSISSQSVFDVSKVEKGDYSLVFGSPEAWIKNDCWRNMLNNAIYSSKLCALAIDEAHVLRQWGTSQDSKRAAFRECYGHLHELRSLAPKVKMVALTATATKLTKDTIQNVLLMENPYEITESPNKRNITYAVEYMQKDTAHELYFGWLADELRTRQSLCERTIIYCQTIKQCGIIYATIKGLLGQHMYIGNNIDPRNVLVEMLHSCTPAANKQYILHSFQSEDGTIRVLVATIAFGMGVNCKGVHRVIHYGPSKNVEAYVQETGRAGRDGTQSHAYILYHGILLNHVEGDIKCVLKTDDCRRKILFQHFDTVLEQFDKLHLCCDNCATTCECGETDCAKYAAFPTKQNPQAVLHTAKGRKVTAEQKKAVEGNLIKYHKSLVMKLVNTAANGNVKTLTNLQFMVGFSKLQISQVLDNLERIFALSDIFEVVEIWDRRHAQQILSVVNEIFKDIGDAVQQSYLSAEDGDNQYDFDEFLDEWNELLQDDEFFDMIMENLSLSQLQLSLVDEEINGSSDLLEDGVPTAVLQTIESMVMDD, from the exons ATGGACGACCAAGTGAAACACCTGACAAGTCTTGGAGTTACTGCTGTAAGCATCAGTTCACAGTCTGTGTTTGATGTATCAAAGGTTGAGAAGGGCGACTATTCTTTGGTTTTCGGCTCACCTGAAGCATGGATCAAGAATGACTGTTGGCGAAACATGTTGAACAATGCCATTTATTCATCGAAGCTGTGTGCCTTGGCAATCGATGAAGCTCATGTCTTACGACAGTG GGGAACATCCCAAGACAGCAAAAGAGCTGCATTCCGTGAATGTTATGGTCATCTTCATGAATTGAGATCCTTGGCTCCTAAAGTAAAAATGGTCGCTTTGACTGCCACAGCGACCAAGCTGACCAAAGATACAATCCAAAATGTCCTTCTTATGGAAAATCCCTATGAGATAACCGAAAGTCCAAACAAGCGAAACATTACCTATGCTGTTGAATACATGCAGAAAGACACTGCACATGAACTGTATTTTGGCTGGCTTGCTGACGAACTGAGAACCAGGCAATCATTGTGTGAAaggacaataatttattgtcaaaCTATAAAGCAATGTGGCATTATTTATGCAACCATTAAGGGTTTGCTTGGGCAGCATATGTACATTGGAAACAACATTGATCCAAGAAATGTCCTTGTTGAAATGCTTCATTCCTGCACACCAGCTGCAAATAAGCAATACATCCTCCACTCCTTCCAGTCAGAGGATGGAACTATTCGTGTTCTTGTTGCCACCATTGCTTTTGGCATGGGAGTGAATTGTAAAGGTGTTCACAGAGTCATACACTATGGACCGTCAAAAAATGTTGAAGCGTATGTTCAAGAAACTGGGCGAGCTGGCAGGGATGGAACCCAAAGCCATGCATACATTTTGTATCATGGAATTCTTTTAAATCATGTTGAAGGAGACATCAAGTGTGTCTTAAAAACTGATGATTGTAGGAGAAAGATACTATTTCAGCATTTTGACACAGTTTTGGAGCAGTTTGACAAGCTGCACCTTTGCTGTGACAACTGTGCCACTACATGTGAATGTGGGGAAACAGATTGTGCCAAATATGCTGCATTCCCTACGAAGCAAAACCCCCAAGCAGTCTTGCACACAGCAAAGGGGAGAAAAGTGACTgctgaacaaaagaaagctgTTGAAGGAAACCTTATCAAGTATCACAAGTCATTAGTTATGAAACTAGTCAATACAGCTGCCAATGGAAATGTCAAAACTCTGACAAATTTGCAGTTCATGGTAGGTTTTTCCAAACTTCAGATCTCTCAAGTTCTTGATAATTTAGAAAGGATTTTTGCATTGTCTGACATCTTTGAGGTTGTTGAAATATGGGACAGACGACATGCACAGCAAATCCTTTCAGTCgtcaatgaaatttttaaagatatTGGTGATGCTGTTCAACAAAGCTACCTTTCTGCAGAGGACGGTGATAACCAGTATGACTTTGACGAGTTTCTTGATGAGTGGAATGAGCTGCTTCAAGATGATGAATTTTTTGATATGATAATGGAAAATCTTTCATTATCACAACTGCAACTTTCACTTGTGGATGAAGAAATCAATGGTTCAAGTGATTTGCTAGAAGATGGAGTGCCAACAGCTGTACTGCAAACCATAGAGTCAATGGTCATGGATGATTGA
- the LOC141893717 gene encoding serine/threonine-protein kinase Sgk1-like, protein MSQQIDVTVPDSETLSSEKSKRFTVYKVLVNLPDGRSYFIFRRYNEFYNLYEKIKKVYPELNIKLPGKRRLGNNFDPEFIKMRREGLNEFTSKIISHSNAIEHPDVRLFLSLDNPKNAQINDEAEAFGADEADSLVKDINRIDLGDSYNQKAKPSDFHFLKVIGKGSFGKVFLAKNKQEDQFYAIKVLNKAAIRKRNEAKHIMAERNVLLMNVKHPFLVGLHYSFQTRDKLYFVLDYVNGGELFFHLQKERYFPEARARFYAAEIASAIGYLHSLSIIYRDLKPENILLDHKGHVVLTDFGLCKEGIEPSGTTSTFCGTPEYLAPEVLRKQEYDKTVDWWCLGAVLYEMMYGLPPFYSRDTAEMYDNILHKPLRLRTNISASARNVLEGLLQKDRSKRLGVGENDFEEIKNHPFFRSIDWQMLYDKKIDPPYNPNVTGQLDLRHFDPEFVREPVPGSVGKSADSAFLSASVDDPDDAFVGFTYVAPMEEVLHE, encoded by the exons ATGTCCCAGCAGATTGATGTAACTGTTCCAGATTCTGAAACATTAAGCTCTGAGAAGTCGAAACGTTTTACG gtATACAAAGTTCTAGTCAACCTCCCTGATGGACGAAGTTACTTCATATTCCGCAGATACAATGAATTCTACAATCTGTATGAAAAG atcAAGAAAGTTTATCCTGAATTAAACATCAAGTTGCCAGGCAAACGACGACTGGGAAATAACTTTGATCCTG AGTTCATTAAAATGAGAAGAGAAGGACTTAATGAGTTTACAAGCAAGATAATCAGCCATTCCAATGCAATTGAACA CCCTGATGTGCGTCTGTTTTTGTCGCTGGATAATCCAAAGAATGCTCAAATCAATGATGAAGCTGAGGCGTTTGGAGCTGACGAAGCTGATTCTTtg GTTAAAGACATCAACAGGATTGATCTAGGAGACTCATATAATCAAAA ggCCAAGCCTAGTGATTTTCACTTTCTCAAAGTTATTGGAAAGGGCAGCTTTGGAAAG GTTTTTCTTGCTAAGAACAAACAAGAAGATCAGTTCTATGCCATTAAAGTTCTCAACAAGGCAGCAATAAGAAAACGAAATGAG gcAAAACACATTATGGCAGAAAGGAATGTTCTGTTGATGAATGTGAAACACCCTTTCTTAGTT GGTTTGCATTATTCGTTTCAAACGAGAGACAAACTTTACTTCGTCTTGGATTACGTCAATGGAGGAGAG CTCTTCTTTCATTTGCAAAAAGAACGGTATTTCCCAGAAGCAAG AGCAAGGTTTTATGCAGCAGAGATTGCGTCAGCAATTGGATATCTTCATTCACTTTCAATTATCTACAG AGATTTGAAACCAGAGAATATACTTCTGGATCACAAG GGTCATGTTGTTCTTACAGACTTCGGACTCTGTAAAGAAGGAATAGAACCTTCTGGAACGACTTCAACTTTCTGCGGAACACCGGAG tATTTGGCACCAGAAGTTCTTCGGAAGCAGGAATATGACAAAACTGTTGACTGGTGGTGCCTTGGTGCAGTCTTATATGAAATGATGTATGGATTG CCACCCTTTTACAGTCGAGATACCGCAGAAATGTATGATAATATTCTTCACAAACCGCTTCGCCTTAGGACCAACATCTCAGCTAGTGCAAGGAATGTTCTTGAAGGA CTTCTTCAGAAGGATCGCTCAAAACGTCTTGGCGTTggagaaaatgatttt GAAGAAATAAAGAACCACCCATTTTTCCGAAGCATTGACTGGCAAATGCTATacgacaaaaaaattgacccACCCTACAACCCGAACGTG ACAGGACAACTGGACTTGAGACATTTTGATCCCGAGTTTGTACGGGAGCCCGTACCAG GCTCTGTGGGCAAGTCAGCGGACTCGGCATTCCTCAGTGCAAGTGTTGATGACCCAGATGATGCGTTCGTGGGCTTCACTTACGTTGCTCCAATGGAGGAGGTGCTTCACGAGTGA